A genomic stretch from Dissulfurispira thermophila includes:
- a CDS encoding rubrerythrin family protein: MSKTEKNLWDAFAGESQANRKYLAFAKKAEEEGYTQIAKLFRAAAEAETVHAHNHLKEVGGIKSTKENLQEAIGGETYEFEKMYPPMIEDAKAEGNSGAERSFSYANAVEKIHAALYRKALENIGKNPDVDYYVCQVCGNTVENEAPEECPICGAKKQAFKKID, translated from the coding sequence ATGAGCAAAACAGAAAAAAACTTATGGGATGCATTTGCCGGTGAATCACAAGCCAACAGAAAATATCTTGCCTTTGCCAAAAAAGCAGAGGAAGAAGGATACACACAAATTGCAAAGCTCTTCAGGGCTGCTGCAGAGGCAGAGACAGTGCATGCTCACAATCACTTAAAAGAAGTCGGGGGAATTAAAAGCACAAAAGAAAATCTTCAAGAAGCCATAGGTGGAGAGACATATGAATTTGAAAAGATGTATCCACCGATGATTGAAGATGCAAAGGCTGAAGGAAACAGCGGAGCAGAGAGAAGTTTCAGTTATGCCAATGCCGTTGAGAAAATCCATGCCGCACTATATAGAAAAGCCCTTGAGAACATCGGCAAAAACCCTGATGTTGATTATTATGTATGTCAGGTCTGCGGAAACACTGTAGAAAACGAAGCCCCTGAAGAATGCCCGATCTGCGGGGCAAAAAAACAAGCATTTAAAAAAATAGACTAA
- a CDS encoding desulfoferrodoxin, with translation MTKRLQIYKCEICGNIVEMLHEGIGQLVCCGQPMKLNEENTVDASKEKHVPLVEKIEGGFRVKVGSVPHPMEEKHYIEWIEVIADGKAYRQFLKPGDAPEAVFMIDASAITAREYCNLHGLWKA, from the coding sequence ATGACAAAGAGACTGCAAATTTACAAATGCGAGATCTGCGGTAACATAGTTGAGATGCTCCATGAAGGTATTGGGCAATTAGTGTGCTGTGGTCAGCCTATGAAGCTGAATGAAGAAAACACAGTAGATGCATCAAAAGAAAAACATGTCCCTTTAGTAGAAAAGATAGAGGGCGGTTTTAGAGTAAAGGTTGGCAGTGTTCCTCATCCAATGGAAGAAAAGCATTACATCGAATGGATAGAGGTCATAGCAGATGGAAAGGCTTATCGCCAATTTTTAAAGCCAGGTGATGCACCAGAAGCTGTTTTCATGATTGATGCATCAGCAATCACAGCAAGAGAATACTGCAATTTACATGGGCTCTGGAAGGCTTAA
- the nuoK gene encoding NADH-quinone oxidoreductase subunit NuoK translates to MVPLEWYIGLSAVIFVIGMIGFMLRRNIIIMLMSIELMLNSVNISLVAFSHYLQDLRGQILVFFIITVAAAEAAIGLAILVALFKNKAAVHTDEITEMKG, encoded by the coding sequence ATGGTACCTTTGGAGTGGTATATAGGATTAAGCGCAGTGATATTTGTTATCGGCATGATTGGATTTATGCTCAGGAGGAATATAATCATAATGCTGATGTCTATAGAGCTTATGCTGAATTCTGTGAACATCAGTCTTGTGGCATTTAGCCATTATCTTCAGGATTTGAGGGGACAGATACTCGTGTTTTTCATTATAACAGTTGCAGCAGCAGAGGCAGCCATAGGGCTTGCAATATTGGTGGCATTATTTAAAAACAAGGCAGCAGTGCATACAGATGAAATAACAGAGATGAAGGGATGA
- a CDS encoding rubredoxin: MTEITQKTKEYVCQLCGYIYNPQKGDKKNKIPPGIPFEELPDDYTCPLCGAIKARFAPMLD; encoded by the coding sequence ATGACAGAAATAACACAGAAAACAAAAGAATATGTATGCCAGTTATGTGGATATATCTACAATCCCCAAAAGGGAGACAAAAAAAACAAGATACCGCCTGGAATTCCATTTGAGGAATTGCCTGATGATTATACTTGCCCGCTCTGCGGGGCAATAAAAGCAAGGTTTGCACCAATGTTGGATTGA
- a CDS encoding flavodoxin family protein → MKVLAFQGSPRIDGNTDILLKETLKPVYESCHDVRLFKLNFMNIKPCQDCGGCDNTGKCIINDDMDEIYNAIREADRIILASPIFFFGLSAQTKTMIDRCQSFWCEKYLLKRPIPEGRYGRKGLLLIVGGMKKEIGIQCAEATAKAFFRTISIPEHETLSFTGIDAKGAILEHPTALKEAYAVGKRLVDTADPSTI, encoded by the coding sequence ATGAAAGTGCTGGCATTTCAGGGTAGCCCGAGGATAGATGGCAATACAGATATACTGCTGAAAGAAACATTAAAGCCTGTATATGAATCATGCCATGATGTCAGATTATTTAAACTCAATTTCATGAACATAAAGCCATGTCAGGACTGTGGTGGCTGCGACAACACAGGTAAATGCATCATCAATGATGATATGGATGAGATATACAATGCCATAAGGGAGGCTGACAGAATAATCCTTGCCTCCCCGATCTTCTTTTTCGGACTAAGCGCACAAACAAAGACAATGATAGACAGATGCCAATCGTTTTGGTGCGAAAAATACCTTTTAAAAAGACCAATCCCTGAAGGAAGATATGGGCGAAAGGGACTTCTGCTGATAGTTGGAGGAATGAAAAAAGAGATTGGCATTCAATGCGCTGAAGCAACAGCAAAGGCATTTTTCAGGACAATAAGCATACCAGAACACGAGACATTAAGCTTTACAGGTATTGATGCAAAGGGCGCAATACTTGAGCATCCAACAGCATTGAAAGAGGCATATGCAGTGGGAAAGAGATTGGTAGATACTGCGGATCCTTCGACCATCTAA
- the nuoL gene encoding NADH-quinone oxidoreductase subunit L, with protein sequence MDKYLLIPILPLIAFVINIIFGRGIIKQRAHWISIIAVAGSFVVSVSTLLEVLNGRIINYDVYNWIISGSFKVTVGFLIDQLTAIMLIVVTSVSLLVHIYSVGYMHGDKGYYRFFAYLSLFTFSMLMLVTGNNLLQLYFGWEAVGLCSYFLIGFWYEKKSASDAGKKAFIVNRFGDFGFGLGVIMIFLTLGTLHYTDIFAKVGTLTGHTINIIGYDVDLITLMALLLFCGAVGKSAQIPLHVWLPDAMEGPTPVSALIHAATMVTAGVFMVARFNPLFNLSEIAMNVVALTGAITSLFAATIALVQNDIKRIVAYSTVSQLGYMFLACGVGAYGAGIFHLYTHAYFKALLFLGAGSVMHAMAGELDIQKMGGLKKYMPITYWTFLIASLSIAGIPGLAGFFSKDEILWLAYNHGMVGKIVWLMGTVVAALTAFYSFRIIFLAFHGKFRGTHEQEHHLHESPKVMTIPLIILAIGAISAGWVGIPAALGGTNTIAHFFEPLLGHPHVTATHEEEFMVMGVSIAMAIGGIFISWIFYVFKPDIPQILATRFKGIYTVLWNKYYVDELYDFIIVRPVKWIASNMLVAVTDGKIIEGIVNGVPGAIRNFAERLRKLQTGHLQHYAISMVIGLFVILTLVLIAARR encoded by the coding sequence ATGGATAAATATTTGCTAATTCCGATATTACCACTTATAGCTTTTGTAATCAACATTATTTTTGGTAGAGGGATAATCAAACAAAGGGCGCACTGGATTAGCATTATTGCAGTAGCAGGTTCATTTGTTGTATCTGTAAGCACATTGTTAGAGGTCTTAAATGGGAGGATAATCAATTATGATGTGTACAACTGGATAATATCAGGCAGTTTTAAGGTAACTGTAGGATTTCTTATAGATCAGCTTACAGCAATAATGCTCATAGTAGTAACGAGCGTGAGCCTTCTTGTCCATATATACTCTGTTGGCTATATGCATGGAGATAAAGGGTATTACAGATTTTTTGCATATCTCAGTCTGTTTACATTCTCTATGCTCATGCTTGTTACAGGCAATAATCTCTTACAGCTTTATTTTGGTTGGGAGGCAGTTGGACTCTGCTCATATTTTCTGATTGGATTCTGGTATGAAAAGAAATCAGCATCTGATGCCGGGAAAAAGGCATTTATTGTGAATAGATTTGGAGACTTTGGATTTGGACTTGGTGTGATAATGATATTCTTAACACTCGGGACACTACATTACACAGATATATTTGCAAAAGTAGGGACATTAACAGGACATACCATAAATATTATTGGATATGATGTGGATTTAATAACACTGATGGCTTTGCTTTTATTCTGTGGTGCAGTTGGTAAATCAGCTCAGATACCACTTCATGTGTGGCTTCCTGATGCAATGGAAGGTCCGACACCGGTCAGTGCATTAATACACGCTGCAACAATGGTAACAGCAGGTGTATTTATGGTTGCAAGATTTAACCCATTATTTAATCTCTCAGAGATTGCCATGAATGTAGTTGCACTTACAGGTGCAATAACAAGCCTTTTTGCAGCAACTATAGCACTGGTGCAAAATGACATAAAGAGGATAGTTGCATATTCTACAGTGAGCCAGCTTGGATATATGTTTCTGGCATGTGGAGTCGGTGCATATGGAGCTGGGATATTTCATCTTTATACACATGCATACTTTAAGGCACTGTTATTTCTGGGAGCGGGCAGTGTGATGCATGCAATGGCTGGGGAGTTAGATATACAGAAAATGGGTGGACTGAAAAAATACATGCCTATAACATACTGGACATTTTTAATAGCATCATTGAGCATAGCAGGCATACCCGGGCTTGCAGGGTTTTTCTCAAAAGACGAGATATTATGGCTTGCATATAATCATGGCATGGTTGGGAAGATAGTGTGGTTAATGGGGACAGTGGTAGCAGCCTTAACTGCATTTTACAGTTTCAGGATAATATTTTTGGCATTTCACGGTAAGTTCAGAGGGACCCATGAACAGGAACATCATCTTCATGAATCACCAAAGGTGATGACAATACCTTTGATTATTCTTGCAATAGGTGCAATATCAGCGGGATGGGTAGGCATACCAGCAGCACTCGGAGGAACTAATACTATAGCCCACTTTTTTGAGCCTTTGCTCGGACACCCTCATGTGACAGCAACTCATGAAGAGGAATTTATGGTAATGGGAGTATCAATCGCAATGGCAATAGGAGGTATATTCATATCATGGATATTTTATGTCTTTAAACCTGATATACCACAAATACTTGCAACAAGATTCAAGGGGATATATACGGTGCTCTGGAATAAATATTATGTGGATGAACTTTATGATTTTATCATAGTCAGACCTGTAAAGTGGATAGCAAGCAATATGCTCGTTGCAGTAACAGATGGAAAGATTATAGAAGGGATAGTCAATGGGGTGCCCGGGGCAATAAGGAATTTTGCAGAGAGATTAAGGAAGCTTCAGACAGGACATTTACAGCACTATGCCATAAGCATGGTAATAGGGCTTTTTGTGATATTGACACTTGTGTTGATAGCAGCAAGACGATAG
- a CDS encoding bacteriohemerythrin, protein MSLFVWSDKFSVNIKQIDEQHKKLVNMLNELHDAMKTGKGKETTGKILSGLIDYVGTHFATEEKLMQQYGYTEYASHKAEHDKLTQKAISLKKDFEQGAPILTVELLNFLKEWLQTHILGTDKKYGPFLNSKGVV, encoded by the coding sequence ATGTCATTATTTGTATGGAGTGATAAATTCAGTGTAAATATCAAGCAGATCGATGAGCAACACAAAAAATTAGTTAATATGCTTAATGAACTTCATGATGCAATGAAAACCGGAAAAGGCAAAGAGACAACTGGGAAAATTTTGTCAGGATTAATAGACTATGTCGGGACACATTTTGCTACAGAAGAAAAGCTGATGCAGCAATATGGCTACACAGAGTATGCATCCCACAAGGCTGAACATGACAAACTAACACAGAAGGCAATATCGCTCAAAAAAGACTTTGAGCAAGGGGCACCAATACTCACGGTAGAGCTTTTAAATTTTTTGAAAGAATGGCTACAGACCCATATCCTCGGAACTGATAAGAAATATGGTCCATTTTTAAATAGCAAGGGAGTTGTTTAA
- a CDS encoding NADH-quinone oxidoreductase subunit N, with amino-acid sequence MNTMNMPFLDLAPVTPEIIITISATVLLILELIFKNKAVLAFVAVAVAASAMYVMPSSYGQTFGGMFVSDGYSTYFKLIFMINLILTILISLKYIQRQKAEYGEYYSLLLFATTGMMLMASAKDLIILYLGLELMALSTYILAGIKRHDIKSNEAAMKYFLLGAFSSALLLYGISLIYGMTTTTDIYKIAEHLKTTEVTITLLLSMVLIVVAFSFKIAAAPFHMWAPDVYEGAPASITAFMSVGPKAAGFAVIGRVFYIAFQSIQADWTPILIGIAILTMAVGNILAIAQTNIKRMLAYSSIAHAGYMLIGIIPGTQESMSAMMVYMLIYAFMNIGAFAIVILLEKGEEISDYEGLSKSHPLVAALMLIFMFSLTGIPPTAGFIGKFNLFMAAVKAGYTWLVVIAVIFSAISAYYYLRIVMNMYMKEMKEEVAIAPSPSLGIAILITVLMIFVIGIMPSVVIG; translated from the coding sequence ATGAATACAATGAACATGCCATTTTTAGACCTTGCACCCGTAACACCCGAGATTATCATTACAATATCTGCAACAGTGCTTTTGATACTGGAACTTATATTTAAAAACAAAGCAGTGCTTGCATTTGTGGCAGTGGCTGTAGCAGCATCTGCCATGTATGTAATGCCATCGAGCTATGGACAGACATTTGGAGGCATGTTTGTAAGCGATGGCTACAGTACATACTTTAAACTGATATTCATGATAAACTTAATTCTCACAATACTCATCTCCCTGAAATATATACAGAGGCAAAAGGCAGAGTATGGAGAGTATTACAGTCTGCTCTTATTTGCTACAACAGGAATGATGCTTATGGCATCTGCAAAGGATTTAATAATCTTGTACCTTGGATTAGAACTCATGGCTTTAAGCACATACATCCTTGCAGGTATAAAAAGGCATGATATAAAGTCTAATGAAGCAGCAATGAAATATTTTCTGTTGGGTGCATTTTCATCAGCACTGCTCTTATATGGAATATCTCTTATTTATGGAATGACAACAACAACTGACATTTACAAGATTGCAGAGCATCTGAAGACTACAGAAGTCACAATAACACTTCTTTTGAGCATGGTGCTTATAGTAGTAGCCTTTTCATTTAAAATCGCAGCAGCACCATTTCATATGTGGGCACCTGATGTATATGAGGGTGCGCCAGCCTCTATAACAGCATTTATGTCTGTGGGTCCAAAGGCGGCAGGATTTGCAGTAATAGGAAGGGTGTTTTATATAGCCTTTCAATCAATTCAGGCAGACTGGACACCAATACTAATAGGTATAGCTATACTTACAATGGCGGTAGGAAACATACTTGCGATTGCGCAGACAAATATAAAGAGGATGCTTGCATACTCATCTATTGCCCATGCAGGCTATATGCTCATAGGAATAATACCCGGCACACAGGAATCAATGAGTGCAATGATGGTGTATATGCTTATCTATGCATTTATGAACATAGGTGCATTTGCAATAGTGATACTTCTTGAAAAAGGGGAAGAAATCAGTGATTATGAAGGTCTCTCAAAGAGTCATCCATTGGTTGCAGCATTGATGTTAATCTTCATGTTCTCCCTGACAGGCATACCTCCAACGGCAGGATTTATAGGAAAATTCAATCTCTTCATGGCAGCAGTAAAGGCAGGATACACATGGCTTGTAGTAATAGCCGTGATATTTAGCGCCATCTCTGCATATTATTATCTCAGGATAGTAATGAATATGTACATGAAAGAGATGAAAGAGGAAGTAGCCATAGCACCTTCACCGTCATTAGGCATTGCAATACTTATTACAGTGCTAATGATATTTGTCATAGGCATAATGCCATCGGTGGTGATAGGATAA
- a CDS encoding Fur family transcriptional regulator, giving the protein MEKYREIGLKLTPQRLAILNYLDGNKEHPSAEDIYKAVSKKFPMMSFATVYNTLETLRQRGSLIELTIDPDKKRFDPNTKPHHHLICVKCKKIVDIYGDYKLPISNSDKEGFEIIGNHIEFYGICLKCKKGGGE; this is encoded by the coding sequence CTCAGAGGCTTGCAATCCTCAACTATCTTGATGGCAACAAGGAACATCCTTCAGCAGAAGACATCTACAAGGCAGTTTCAAAAAAGTTTCCTATGATGTCTTTTGCAACTGTTTATAACACACTGGAGACATTAAGACAGAGAGGCAGTCTCATAGAACTCACGATTGACCCTGACAAAAAGAGATTTGATCCAAATACAAAACCTCACCACCATCTGATATGTGTTAAATGCAAAAAGATCGTGGATATATACGGTGACTATAAGTTACCCATCTCCAATAGTGATAAAGAGGGTTTTGAGATAATCGGTAATCATATAGAGTTTTATGGCATATGTTTGAAATGTAAAAAAGGAGGAGGTGAGTAA
- a CDS encoding RCKP-type rubredoxin-like domain-containing protein, which translates to MAVFKCSKCGTTKEGRCKPQKCPKCGEKGTMLKS; encoded by the coding sequence GTGGCAGTCTTTAAATGCAGTAAATGCGGCACAACAAAAGAAGGCAGATGCAAGCCGCAGAAATGTCCAAAGTGCGGTGAAAAAGGAACGATGCTGAAATCATAA
- a CDS encoding NADH-quinone oxidoreductase subunit M — protein MQIGYPVLSTVIFLPIFGALFIFLIKRTSEAFIKWTALLISLITFILSVPLFTNFDKTTAKMQFTEMHDWVPSWGIKYALGVDGISVLFVLLSTLLTILCVTVSWKGIKEKTKEFYAALLLIEGSMIGVFASLDLFLFYIFWEAMLIPMYLLIGVWGGPNRVYAAIKFFLYTLVGSVLMLVGIIVLYINTGKTFDILQMMTMNYPYNMQIILFWAFFAAFAVKVPMWPVHTWLPDAHTEAPTAGSVILAGILIKMGAYGFLRFNMPLFPDAAKAMAPVMMILSVIAIIYGGIICLAQTDLKRLIAYSSVSHMGFVTLGIFALNTQGIQGGILQMINHGIVTGALFLCVGIIYDRTHTRQIADYGGVATVLPIYAAFFMVFTLASIGLPGTNGFIGEFLIILGGFTASKTLGVLAASGIIIGAAYMLWLYQRVFFMETNPKVQGYPDMNMREIITIVPLIILVLWIGIYPNTFLSFMDVSVQNLIDRINAVGLAQTAQQVIEVSR, from the coding sequence ATGCAGATAGGATACCCAGTACTCAGCACAGTTATATTTTTGCCGATATTTGGTGCATTATTCATATTTCTGATAAAGAGGACGAGTGAGGCATTTATCAAATGGACAGCACTGCTAATAAGCCTTATTACATTTATACTCAGTGTTCCACTATTTACTAATTTTGACAAGACCACTGCAAAGATGCAGTTTACTGAAATGCATGATTGGGTGCCATCATGGGGGATCAAATATGCACTGGGAGTAGACGGGATAAGTGTGCTTTTTGTATTGCTCTCAACACTCCTTACAATACTTTGTGTGACAGTTTCATGGAAAGGTATAAAAGAAAAGACAAAGGAATTTTATGCTGCACTGCTGCTTATAGAAGGCTCTATGATAGGGGTATTTGCAAGCCTTGATTTGTTTTTATTCTATATATTCTGGGAGGCGATGCTGATTCCCATGTATCTGTTGATAGGGGTGTGGGGCGGTCCAAACAGGGTGTATGCAGCAATAAAGTTTTTCCTTTATACATTGGTAGGAAGCGTGCTGATGCTTGTTGGAATAATAGTTCTTTACATAAATACAGGAAAGACTTTTGATATTCTGCAGATGATGACAATGAACTATCCATATAATATGCAGATTATCTTATTCTGGGCATTTTTTGCAGCATTTGCAGTAAAGGTGCCAATGTGGCCGGTGCATACATGGCTGCCTGATGCGCACACAGAGGCTCCCACAGCGGGTAGCGTAATCCTTGCAGGGATACTCATTAAGATGGGTGCATATGGATTTCTGAGATTTAATATGCCATTATTCCCTGATGCAGCAAAGGCAATGGCACCAGTAATGATGATACTTTCTGTCATAGCAATAATCTATGGCGGGATAATCTGTCTTGCGCAGACAGACCTAAAGAGACTTATTGCTTATTCATCAGTGAGCCACATGGGATTTGTGACACTGGGAATATTTGCATTAAATACACAGGGGATACAGGGCGGGATACTTCAGATGATAAATCACGGAATAGTAACAGGTGCACTCTTCTTGTGTGTGGGAATAATCTATGACAGGACACACACGAGACAGATAGCAGACTATGGAGGCGTGGCAACTGTGCTTCCAATATATGCAGCCTTTTTTATGGTCTTTACACTTGCATCAATAGGGCTTCCTGGCACAAATGGGTTTATAGGGGAATTTTTGATAATACTCGGAGGATTTACAGCATCAAAGACTCTCGGAGTGCTTGCAGCCTCTGGAATAATCATAGGGGCAGCATATATGCTCTGGTTGTATCAGAGGGTATTTTTTATGGAGACAAATCCAAAAGTACAAGGGTATCCAGATATGAATATGAGGGAAATAATTACGATAGTTCCATTGATTATACTTGTGCTGTGGATAGGTATATATCCAAATACATTTTTGAGCTTTATGGATGTATCTGTGCAAAATCTTATAGATAGAATAAATGCAGTAGGACTTGCCCAGACAGCACAACAAGTTATTGAGGTGTCAAGATGA
- a CDS encoding peroxiredoxin, giving the protein MSEICCGLRVGQDVPDFKIETFEPTKGDFGEISLETLKADKKWTILFFYPAAFTFVUATEFAALAEQYDRFKKMGAEIITVSTDTKFVQLAWQREEKMLKDVKYPMGADPTGKLSKMFGVYDEDTGLALRGTFIISPKGKLLNSEVNFYNMGRNIDELMRKFKANLHLSKHAAEGCPAKWKDEGDKTLTPSPQMVGKVYEAYEGK; this is encoded by the coding sequence ATGAGTGAAATTTGCTGTGGATTAAGGGTTGGACAAGATGTCCCAGATTTTAAAATCGAGACATTCGAGCCTACAAAAGGTGACTTTGGAGAGATAAGCCTTGAGACACTAAAGGCAGACAAAAAATGGACAATACTTTTCTTTTATCCCGCTGCTTTTACATTTGTTTGAGCCACTGAATTTGCTGCTCTGGCAGAGCAGTATGACAGATTCAAAAAGATGGGTGCAGAGATTATAACTGTAAGCACAGATACAAAATTTGTCCAGCTTGCATGGCAGAGAGAAGAAAAGATGCTAAAAGATGTAAAATACCCTATGGGTGCAGACCCCACAGGAAAACTATCAAAGATGTTTGGCGTGTACGATGAAGATACAGGTCTTGCATTGAGAGGGACATTTATAATCAGCCCTAAAGGAAAGTTGTTAAATTCTGAGGTCAACTTCTATAATATGGGAAGAAATATTGACGAACTCATGAGAAAGTTCAAGGCAAACCTTCACCTTTCAAAACATGCTGCAGAAGGATGTCCGGCAAAATGGAAAGACGAAGGAGACAAGACCCTCACACCTTCTCCTCAAATGGTTGGAAAGGTATATGAGGCATACGAAGGCAAATAA
- a CDS encoding FprA family A-type flavoprotein, whose product MKAIELKNDIYWVGAIDWAVRDFHGYETPRGTTYNNYLIIDKEITLLDTVKYDFSDITIKNIKSVIDPSKIKNIVINHIENDHVTSIDKIMDLTPNATIYITEKGKRGLDRFFDTSKWNIKIVNTGDTLNIGKRTLLFIETPMLHWPDSMMTYIKEDKILISQDAFGQHIASAVRFDDEFITCDSMSELEDAVIDYYANILMPFGQLIKAKIADIQKLGLQIEMIAPDHGIIWRTNPQKVLQMYLDMANGKTNLSVSIIYDTMWHSTEQMTLPIMQGIKDEGVECKVIKLRATPMSMAIKDFWKSRGALIGTPTLNNIMYPSVAHFLTHLRGLRPKNRIVGAFGSYGWGGGAVKEAYENFNRMGLEIFEPGLQILFKPSFEDETKCYEFGKEFARKVKEYHQKF is encoded by the coding sequence ATGAAAGCAATTGAACTCAAAAATGACATATACTGGGTTGGTGCAATTGACTGGGCAGTAAGAGACTTCCATGGCTATGAAACCCCGCGTGGCACAACATATAACAATTATCTGATAATAGACAAGGAAATAACCCTTCTTGATACAGTTAAATACGATTTCTCTGACATTACTATCAAAAATATAAAGTCCGTTATTGACCCATCAAAGATAAAAAACATTGTTATAAATCATATTGAGAATGACCATGTTACGAGCATTGATAAAATAATGGATTTAACGCCAAATGCAACCATCTATATTACAGAAAAAGGCAAAAGAGGGCTTGATAGGTTCTTTGATACCTCAAAATGGAATATAAAGATCGTAAATACAGGAGACACGCTTAATATAGGAAAGAGAACCCTTCTCTTTATAGAGACGCCAATGCTTCACTGGCCTGACTCGATGATGACTTACATAAAAGAGGATAAGATACTTATAAGTCAAGACGCATTTGGTCAGCACATAGCATCAGCAGTAAGATTTGATGATGAGTTCATAACCTGTGATTCCATGTCAGAGCTTGAAGATGCAGTTATAGATTATTATGCAAACATTCTCATGCCGTTTGGGCAACTAATAAAGGCAAAGATTGCAGACATTCAGAAGTTAGGACTTCAGATAGAAATGATTGCACCTGACCACGGCATTATATGGAGGACAAATCCCCAGAAGGTCTTACAGATGTATCTTGACATGGCAAACGGCAAGACAAATCTCAGCGTCTCCATTATTTATGACACTATGTGGCACAGCACAGAACAGATGACATTACCCATTATGCAAGGGATAAAAGACGAAGGAGTTGAATGCAAGGTCATCAAACTAAGGGCTACACCCATGAGCATGGCTATTAAAGACTTCTGGAAATCAAGGGGTGCACTAATTGGGACGCCAACCCTTAACAACATCATGTATCCGAGTGTTGCACATTTCTTGACACATCTCAGAGGACTGAGACCAAAGAATCGCATTGTTGGTGCATTTGGCAGTTACGGATGGGGCGGAGGTGCAGTAAAAGAGGCATATGAAAACTTTAATCGAATGGGTCTGGAGATATTCGAACCAGGACTGCAAATACTTTTTAAGCCCTCTTTTGAAGACGAGACAAAATGTTATGAATTTGGAAAAGAGTTTGCAAGAAAAGTAAAAGAATATCATCAGAAATTTTAA
- a CDS encoding ferritin-like domain-containing protein, with product MASKELLEKLNEAIAREMQVSIQYMWQHIMVKGINAQSIGPIFRQIAIAEMMHAELIAERLDYLGGTPTTKPAPIDIGKSAKDMLEIDKKAEEDAIAMYKDIIKLAEKESDYTTKKLFEQILADEENHHNTFSSLLED from the coding sequence ATGGCAAGCAAAGAATTATTAGAAAAACTGAATGAGGCAATAGCAAGAGAAATGCAAGTGAGCATCCAGTATATGTGGCAGCATATAATGGTTAAAGGTATCAATGCACAGTCCATCGGACCGATTTTCAGACAAATAGCCATTGCTGAGATGATGCATGCTGAGCTCATTGCAGAAAGACTCGATTATTTAGGTGGCACACCAACAACAAAACCAGCACCAATAGACATTGGAAAAAGTGCAAAAGACATGCTCGAGATAGACAAAAAGGCTGAAGAAGATGCGATAGCAATGTACAAAGACATCATAAAGCTTGCAGAAAAAGAAAGTGACTATACAACAAAAAAACTCTTTGAGCAAATCCTTGCTGATGAAGAAAACCACCACAATACCTTCAGCAGTCTATTAGAAGATTAG